A stretch of the Papaver somniferum cultivar HN1 chromosome 6, ASM357369v1, whole genome shotgun sequence genome encodes the following:
- the LOC113288189 gene encoding protein NOI4-like isoform X2 translates to MSDKGRPLPKFGEWDVNDPASAEGFSVIFNKARDERKAGNKPDSPGKDETSLYNKPRPVTGKPHSKKWFCCVQPAYADS, encoded by the exons ATGTCG GACAAAGGTCGGCCATTGCCAAAGTTTGGTGAATGGGATGTCAATGATCCTGCTTCAGCTGAGGGATTCAGTGTGATTTTTAACAAGGCCAGGGACGAAAGAAAGGCAGGCAACAAGCCTGACTCACCAGGAAAAGATGAAACTTCTCTGTATAACAAACCTAGACCAGTTACAGGCAAACCTCATTCT AAAAAATGGTTCTGCTGCGTGCAACCTGCGTATGCGGATTCTTGA
- the LOC113288189 gene encoding protein NOI4-like isoform X1: MSQDKGRPLPKFGEWDVNDPASAEGFSVIFNKARDERKAGNKPDSPGKDETSLYNKPRPVTGKPHSKKWFCCVQPAYADS; the protein is encoded by the exons ATGTCG CAGGACAAAGGTCGGCCATTGCCAAAGTTTGGTGAATGGGATGTCAATGATCCTGCTTCAGCTGAGGGATTCAGTGTGATTTTTAACAAGGCCAGGGACGAAAGAAAGGCAGGCAACAAGCCTGACTCACCAGGAAAAGATGAAACTTCTCTGTATAACAAACCTAGACCAGTTACAGGCAAACCTCATTCT AAAAAATGGTTCTGCTGCGTGCAACCTGCGTATGCGGATTCTTGA
- the LOC113288188 gene encoding transmembrane emp24 domain-containing protein p24beta2-like — protein sequence MELLRHPMRCNRFVMIMTLLGVLSINLLQSQYVVGIRFVVEKEECLSHSMPFEGDTVQVSYVVIKADVPWNSGLEDGVDLIAKDPRGDLVHYSHDKTSEKFEFVVRREGLHQFCFKNKGPHYETVDFDIHIRHFAYHGQHAKDEHLNPLMTQLSKLQQALFDVQFEQHWLEAQTDRQAILNQGMSKRAIHKAMLESLVLIGASILQIYLLRRLFERKLGICRV from the exons ATGGAATTGCTTAGGCATCCAATGAGGTGCAACAGATTTGTGATGATAATGACACTGTTGGGTGTATTATCAATAAACTTACTACAATCACAGTATGTAGTTGGGATTAGATTTGTGGTTGAAAAGGAAGAATGTTTATCTCATTCTATGCCATTCGAAGGCGACACGGTTCAAGTTTCTTATGTTGTGATTAAAGCTGATGTACCATGGAATTCCGGTTTAGAAGACGGTGTCGATCTTATT GCAAAGGATCCAAGAGGAGACTTGGTTCACTATTCTCATGACAAGACCAGCGAAAAATTTGAGTTCGTGGTTCGCAGGGAAGGTCTGCACCAATTTTGTTTTAAGAACAAGGGTCCTCATTACGAAACCGTCGATTTTGATATTCATATTCGCCATTTTGCATATCATGGCCAGCATGCTAAGGATG AGCACCTTAACCCATTGATGACACAACTCTCAAAGTTGCAACAAGCTCTCTTTGACGTCCAGTTCGAACAGCACTGGCTAGAAGCTCAGACTGATCGCCAAGCTATAT TGAATCAGGGAATGAGTAAGAGGGCAATCCACAAAGCAATGTTAGAATCACTCGTACTCATTGGAGCAAGCATTCTCCAAATCTATCTCCTTCGGCGCCTCTTCGAGCGGAAACTAGGAATCTGCAGAGTTTAA